A section of the Halopiger aswanensis genome encodes:
- a CDS encoding S8 family serine peptidase → MSASPIGSRVRSAGVAALVACVLCVLFVAAVPGAWAATPATSAVGDATSAPAEPTPIDETIEEADGTVTVLVRFEPFDDEAVSSVDEGGAKIEVEREREDDMVAARRGHAERTQQSLERYASATEGVTLERSFWITNAALVTVDTDRASLTVLARLENVTRIEPNSVVSSSAPAIPAKSSTNEPTTHAELATAGTSSSAVYTEGLEKIRAPEAWDAFRTRGEGVRVAVLDSGVDGDHPDIEVAEWKDFDDDPSAEPIDYDGHGTQVSGIVAGGNASGTHIGVAPDVTLLHGAVMTDCENRKRCGGRSSTILAGMEWAIEEDADVISLSLGWDGHSSASVDAIENAREAGTVVVGAVGNGGEGTSLSPGNAYDVISVGAIDQSDDVPSFSGGEEIDTADEWRGDAPARWPDSYVVPDVVAPGVSVKSATPGGGYRTNLGTSLTAPHVAGTAALMQSATAADLSPDEIKRALEETAWKPDGEDVSAAKDTRYGSGIIDAYAAVDAVGQYATLEGTVTDAETGNPIANATVEVIGEGEPYETTTDAEGRYEVPGLAGDREYAVVVERDGYESVTETRTVASDETSTLDVELAGSGTLEVDVTDARFGDGIDGATVEAAGPAGTYTGTHVGDGTYRLENVPMRGEYELQVGAEGYVDADRTVSFAADADRLEESVTLDGDAALTITVQTEDGEPIGNATVRIERDSGTAFGANGTTKEDGTLEVVVPGTGESYAVEAAASEFESNSVETGPVESGETASVTVALPAPVPVPVTGTIAALFALCAVLGGVYAWRRARGS, encoded by the coding sequence ATGTCCGCCTCGCCGATCGGTTCTCGGGTGCGGTCCGCCGGAGTGGCGGCGCTGGTTGCGTGCGTGCTTTGCGTGCTGTTCGTCGCGGCCGTTCCCGGCGCGTGGGCGGCGACGCCCGCCACGTCAGCGGTGGGCGATGCGACGTCCGCTCCCGCGGAACCGACTCCCATCGACGAGACGATCGAGGAGGCCGACGGAACCGTCACGGTGCTGGTCCGATTCGAACCGTTCGACGACGAGGCGGTCTCGAGTGTCGACGAGGGTGGTGCCAAGATCGAGGTCGAGCGCGAACGGGAGGACGATATGGTCGCCGCTCGCCGGGGCCACGCCGAGCGGACGCAGCAATCCCTCGAGCGGTACGCGAGCGCGACCGAGGGCGTCACGCTCGAGCGGTCCTTCTGGATCACGAACGCCGCACTCGTAACGGTCGATACTGATCGCGCGTCGCTGACGGTCCTCGCGCGGCTGGAGAACGTGACGCGGATCGAGCCGAACAGCGTCGTCTCGAGTTCCGCGCCAGCCATCCCAGCGAAATCAAGCACGAACGAGCCAACAACGCACGCCGAATTGGCGACCGCTGGAACGTCCTCGAGCGCGGTGTACACCGAGGGCCTCGAGAAGATCCGCGCCCCCGAGGCCTGGGACGCGTTCCGCACGAGAGGCGAGGGTGTCAGAGTCGCCGTACTCGACTCGGGCGTCGACGGCGACCACCCGGACATCGAGGTCGCGGAGTGGAAGGACTTCGACGACGACCCGTCGGCCGAGCCGATCGACTACGACGGCCACGGAACGCAGGTGTCGGGCATCGTCGCCGGCGGCAACGCGAGCGGAACCCACATCGGCGTCGCGCCCGACGTAACGCTGCTCCACGGCGCCGTCATGACCGACTGCGAGAACCGGAAGCGCTGCGGCGGGCGCTCCTCGACGATTCTGGCCGGAATGGAGTGGGCGATCGAGGAAGACGCCGACGTTATCAGTCTGAGTCTGGGGTGGGACGGCCACAGCAGCGCGTCCGTCGACGCGATCGAAAACGCCCGCGAGGCCGGCACCGTGGTCGTCGGCGCGGTCGGCAACGGCGGTGAGGGGACGTCGCTGTCGCCGGGGAACGCCTACGACGTGATCAGCGTCGGGGCGATCGATCAGTCGGACGACGTGCCCTCCTTTTCCGGGGGCGAGGAGATCGACACCGCCGACGAGTGGCGCGGGGATGCGCCGGCCCGCTGGCCCGACTCGTACGTCGTCCCCGACGTCGTCGCACCCGGTGTAAGCGTCAAGAGCGCGACGCCGGGCGGCGGCTACCGGACGAACCTCGGCACCAGCCTGACGGCGCCCCACGTCGCCGGTACGGCCGCGCTCATGCAGTCCGCAACCGCAGCGGACCTCTCGCCCGACGAAATCAAGCGTGCACTCGAGGAGACGGCCTGGAAACCGGACGGCGAGGACGTTTCCGCGGCGAAAGATACCCGCTACGGGAGCGGGATCATCGACGCCTACGCGGCGGTCGACGCCGTCGGCCAGTACGCGACCCTTGAGGGGACGGTGACCGACGCCGAAACCGGCAACCCGATCGCCAACGCGACCGTCGAGGTCATCGGCGAGGGCGAACCGTACGAGACGACCACCGACGCGGAGGGTCGCTACGAGGTTCCCGGATTGGCCGGCGACCGGGAATACGCCGTCGTCGTCGAGCGCGACGGGTACGAGTCGGTAACTGAGACGCGAACCGTCGCCAGCGACGAGACGTCGACCCTCGACGTCGAACTCGCCGGCAGCGGGACGCTCGAGGTGGACGTGACCGACGCCCGCTTCGGCGACGGAATCGACGGGGCGACGGTCGAGGCCGCCGGGCCAGCGGGAACGTACACGGGAACGCACGTCGGCGACGGGACCTACCGCCTCGAGAACGTGCCGATGCGGGGCGAGTATGAGCTACAGGTCGGCGCCGAAGGATACGTCGACGCTGATCGAACGGTTTCGTTCGCAGCCGATGCCGACCGACTCGAGGAATCGGTGACGCTCGACGGAGACGCCGCGCTCACCATTACGGTCCAAACGGAAGATGGTGAGCCGATCGGAAACGCGACGGTGAGGATCGAACGGGACAGCGGTACCGCGTTCGGCGCAAACGGGACGACGAAGGAAGACGGAACGCTCGAGGTCGTCGTTCCCGGCACTGGCGAGTCGTACGCCGTCGAAGCCGCCGCATCGGAGTTCGAGTCGAACAGCGTCGAGACGGGACCGGTCGAGAGCGGCGAGACAGCGAGCGTGACGGTGGCGCTCCCGGCTCCGGTGCCGGTCCCGGTGACCGGAACGATCGCCGCGCTGTTCGCGCTGTGTGCCGTCCTCGGCGGCGTCTACGCGTGGCGGCGCGCTCGCGGGTCGTAA
- a CDS encoding vWA domain-containing protein → MPSDRRQFLTLCTAAAASSAALAGCSLPTSTPSTATDGERVDDWQYSPDREDDDGLWSFGGSDDAAGGNGAEMATSADESIGLAAGGAADVGTFRRNVADGYLPLPESMATEGLFHEYYFDTGGDGTCESLFCPTYTPAVTPDPLSGDPERYLSVGLESGLAQSEFDRPALNLVIVLDISGSMSASFDDYYYDQFGNRQEAEGDTSRPKMDVAKEALAAMTKQLRPDDRLGVVLFNSEAHLAKPLRAVEQTDMDAIREHMREDVEARGGTNVSAGLELSEELLSEYDDADRGAYENRSILITDAQINVGETDADELHASLEANADRGHHTTVVGVGVDFNAELIDRLTAVRGANYYSVYSADEFERRMTDEFEYMVTPLVYDLSLELAADGYEIVRVYGSTAADEATGELMRVNTLFPSPRTDGEAKGGVVLVRVERTDTASSDGTDAPLTLEASWETRSGERRSTTETVAFPSGDDERYGSTAVRKAILLARYAELLRNWTVHEREADLVAVDGADDGIAPAPDPEADRLGEWELQSDPLVVSPPYDERLERFRDHLRSEREAIGDETLDRERDLLDEILASG, encoded by the coding sequence ATGCCCTCCGATCGACGACAGTTTCTGACGCTGTGTACCGCTGCCGCCGCCTCGAGCGCCGCGCTCGCGGGCTGTTCGCTGCCGACATCGACGCCGTCGACGGCGACCGACGGGGAGCGGGTCGACGACTGGCAGTACTCGCCGGATCGCGAGGACGACGACGGTCTCTGGAGTTTCGGCGGGAGCGACGACGCGGCGGGCGGCAACGGCGCCGAGATGGCGACGAGCGCCGACGAGAGCATCGGCCTCGCCGCCGGCGGCGCCGCCGACGTCGGGACGTTCAGGCGCAACGTCGCCGACGGCTACCTGCCGCTCCCCGAAAGCATGGCCACCGAGGGGCTGTTCCACGAGTACTACTTCGACACCGGCGGCGACGGTACCTGCGAGTCGCTGTTCTGCCCGACCTACACGCCGGCCGTGACGCCGGACCCGCTCTCGGGCGACCCCGAGCGGTACCTGTCGGTCGGCCTCGAGTCGGGGCTCGCCCAGTCCGAGTTCGACCGGCCGGCGCTGAACCTCGTGATCGTGCTGGACATCTCGGGGTCGATGAGCGCCAGCTTCGACGACTACTACTACGATCAGTTCGGCAACAGGCAGGAAGCCGAGGGTGACACGAGCCGGCCGAAGATGGACGTTGCGAAGGAAGCGCTGGCCGCGATGACGAAGCAGCTCCGTCCCGACGACCGACTCGGCGTCGTACTGTTCAACAGCGAGGCGCACCTCGCGAAGCCGCTTCGGGCGGTCGAACAAACAGATATGGACGCGATCCGCGAGCACATGCGCGAGGACGTCGAAGCCCGCGGCGGGACGAACGTCTCGGCCGGACTCGAGTTGAGCGAGGAGTTGCTGTCCGAGTACGACGACGCCGACCGCGGGGCGTACGAGAACCGCTCGATCCTGATCACGGACGCCCAGATCAACGTCGGCGAGACCGACGCCGACGAACTCCACGCGAGCCTCGAGGCGAACGCCGACCGGGGCCACCACACGACGGTGGTCGGCGTCGGCGTAGACTTCAACGCGGAGCTGATCGACCGGTTGACGGCCGTCCGCGGCGCGAACTACTACAGCGTCTACTCCGCCGACGAGTTCGAGCGCCGAATGACCGACGAGTTCGAGTACATGGTGACGCCGCTGGTCTACGATCTCTCGCTGGAACTCGCAGCCGACGGGTATGAGATCGTGCGGGTGTACGGCTCGACGGCCGCCGATGAGGCAACTGGTGAACTCATGCGCGTGAACACGCTGTTCCCGTCGCCTCGAACCGACGGTGAGGCGAAAGGCGGCGTCGTCCTCGTGCGGGTCGAACGGACGGATACAGCGTCCTCCGATGGCACCGACGCGCCTCTGACGCTCGAGGCGAGCTGGGAGACGCGGTCGGGCGAGCGCCGATCGACGACCGAGACCGTCGCGTTCCCGTCCGGTGACGACGAGCGCTACGGCAGCACCGCCGTCCGCAAGGCGATCCTGCTTGCCCGCTACGCCGAACTGCTGCGAAACTGGACGGTCCACGAGCGCGAGGCCGACCTCGTCGCAGTCGACGGCGCCGACGACGGCATCGCCCCGGCTCCCGACCCCGAAGCCGATCGGCTCGGCGAGTGGGAGTTGCAGTCGGACCCGCTCGTGGTGTCACCGCCGTACGACGAGCGACTCGAGCGCTTCCGCGACCACCTCCGTTCGGAACGCGAGGCGATCGGCGACGAGACCCTCGATCGGGAGCGGGACCTGCTCGACGAGATTCTCGCGAGCGGTTGA
- the leuD gene encoding 3-isopropylmalate dehydratase small subunit → MSDDVEIPEVDYVSGSGLPIRGNDIDTDQIIPARFMKVVTFDGLGEFAFFDVRFDDDDNPKDHPMNEDRYQDSSVMVVNSNFGCGSSREHAPQALMRWGIDAIIGESFAEIFAGNCLALGIPTVTADSETIQDLQDWVDEHPDEEIEIDVEAEEVTYGGQTIDVTVDEAQRKALVEGVWDTTALMKSNAGEVRKKAEELPYVEDAAIPEAE, encoded by the coding sequence ATGAGCGACGACGTCGAGATTCCCGAGGTCGACTACGTTTCCGGGTCGGGCCTCCCGATCCGCGGGAACGACATCGACACGGACCAGATCATCCCCGCGCGGTTCATGAAGGTCGTCACCTTCGACGGGCTGGGCGAGTTCGCGTTCTTCGACGTCCGGTTCGACGACGACGACAACCCCAAGGACCATCCGATGAACGAGGACCGCTACCAGGACTCCTCGGTGATGGTCGTCAACAGCAACTTCGGCTGCGGCTCCTCGCGTGAGCACGCGCCCCAGGCCCTGATGCGCTGGGGTATCGACGCGATCATCGGCGAGAGCTTCGCCGAAATTTTCGCGGGTAACTGTCTGGCCCTCGGGATTCCGACCGTCACGGCCGACAGCGAGACGATCCAGGACCTGCAGGACTGGGTCGACGAGCACCCCGACGAAGAGATCGAGATCGACGTCGAAGCCGAGGAAGTCACCTACGGCGGGCAGACCATCGACGTCACGGTCGACGAGGCCCAGCGCAAGGCCCTCGTCGAGGGCGTCTGGGACACGACGGCGCTGATGAAGTCCAACGCCGGCGAAGTTCGGAAGAAGGCCGAGGAACTGCCGTACGTCGAGGACGCGGCGATTCCCGAAGCCGAGTAG
- the leuC gene encoding 3-isopropylmalate dehydratase large subunit, translated as MSEGTLYDKVWDRHKVTTLPTGQDQLFIGLHLIHEVTSPQAFGMLRERDLEVAYPELTHATVDHIVPTADQSRPYEEDAAEEMMAELEENVREAGIEFSDPTTGDQGIVHVIGPEQGLTQPGKTIVCGDSHTSTHGAFGALAFGIGTSQIRDVLATGTVAMEKQKVRKIQVDGELGEGVEAKDIILEIIRRLGTEGGVGYVYEYAGEAIESLGMEGRMSICNMSIEGGARAGYVNPDETTYEWLEETDYFQENPERFEELKPYWESIRSDADAEYDDIVRIDANELEPVVTWGTTPGQGIGITDPIPAPEELPEDKQDTARRAQEHMRVEPGDTMEGYDIDVAFLGSCTNARLPDLRRAARIVKGREVHDDVRAMVVPGSQRVQQAAEEEGLKDIFEEAGFEWRNAGCSMCLGMNEDQLEGDEACASSSNRNFIGRQGSKDGRTVLMNPRMVAAAAIQGEVTDVRELPEAEVTAQ; from the coding sequence ATGAGCGAAGGCACGCTGTACGACAAGGTTTGGGATCGACACAAAGTCACGACGCTGCCGACCGGACAGGACCAGCTGTTCATCGGCCTCCACCTCATCCACGAGGTGACGAGCCCGCAGGCGTTCGGGATGCTCCGCGAGCGCGACCTCGAGGTCGCCTACCCCGAACTGACCCACGCGACGGTCGACCACATCGTCCCGACGGCCGATCAGTCCCGCCCCTACGAGGAGGACGCGGCCGAGGAGATGATGGCCGAACTCGAGGAGAACGTCCGCGAGGCGGGCATCGAGTTCTCGGACCCGACGACGGGCGATCAGGGGATCGTCCACGTCATCGGACCGGAGCAGGGCCTGACCCAGCCCGGCAAGACGATCGTCTGCGGCGACTCCCACACCTCCACCCACGGCGCCTTCGGCGCGCTCGCGTTCGGTATCGGCACGAGCCAGATCCGGGACGTGCTCGCGACGGGCACCGTCGCCATGGAGAAGCAGAAGGTCCGTAAGATCCAGGTCGACGGCGAACTCGGCGAGGGCGTCGAGGCCAAGGACATCATCCTCGAGATCATCCGCCGACTCGGCACCGAGGGCGGCGTCGGCTACGTCTACGAGTACGCCGGCGAGGCCATCGAGTCGCTGGGCATGGAGGGTCGGATGTCGATCTGTAACATGTCCATCGAGGGCGGCGCCCGCGCGGGCTACGTCAACCCCGACGAGACCACCTACGAGTGGCTCGAGGAGACGGACTACTTCCAAGAGAACCCCGAGCGCTTCGAGGAACTCAAACCGTACTGGGAGTCCATCCGCTCCGACGCGGACGCCGAGTACGACGACATCGTTCGCATCGACGCGAACGAACTCGAGCCGGTCGTCACCTGGGGCACCACGCCCGGCCAGGGCATCGGCATCACGGACCCGATCCCGGCACCGGAGGAGCTGCCCGAGGACAAGCAGGACACCGCCCGACGCGCCCAGGAGCACATGCGCGTCGAGCCCGGCGACACGATGGAGGGCTACGACATCGACGTCGCCTTCCTCGGTTCCTGTACGAACGCTCGCCTGCCGGACCTGCGACGTGCGGCCCGTATCGTCAAGGGTCGTGAGGTCCACGACGACGTCCGCGCGATGGTCGTCCCCGGCAGCCAGCGCGTCCAGCAGGCCGCCGAGGAAGAAGGCCTGAAAGACATCTTCGAGGAGGCCGGCTTCGAGTGGCGCAACGCCGGCTGCTCGATGTGTCTCGGCATGAACGAGGACCAACTCGAGGGCGACGAGGCCTGCGCCTCCTCCTCGAACCGGAACTTCATCGGCCGCCAGGGCAGCAAGGACGGGCGCACCGTCCTGATGAACCCGCGGATGGTCGCCGCGGCGGCGATCCAGGGTGAAGTGACCGACGTTCGCGAACTGCCGGAAGCGGAGGTGACCGCACAATGA
- the ilvC gene encoding ketol-acid reductoisomerase — MTDEFTTEIYYDDDADVSTLDDETVAVLGYGSQGHAHALNLHESGVDVVVGLREGSSSRSAAEEDGLEVATPGDAVAQASYVSVLVPDTVQPDVYEQSIEPNLESGDTLQFAHGLNIHYNQIQPPEDVDVTMVAPKSPGHLVRRNYENDEGTPGLLAIYQDTTGDAEERALAYAKGIGCTRAGVIETTFQEEVESDLFGEQAVLCGGVTSLVKHGYETLVDAGYSPEIAYFECLNELKLIVDLMYEGGLGEMWDSVSDTAEYGGLTRGDEIVDEHVRENMEQALEEVQNGEFTREWILENQAKRPTYSQLRQAEKNHEIEDVGERLRALFAWAEEEAEAEDEESVQVQADD; from the coding sequence ATGACTGACGAATTCACCACCGAGATTTACTACGACGACGACGCAGACGTATCGACGCTCGACGACGAGACCGTAGCCGTGCTGGGCTACGGGAGCCAGGGCCACGCCCACGCGCTGAACCTCCACGAGAGCGGCGTGGACGTGGTCGTCGGCCTCCGCGAGGGCTCGTCCTCGCGCTCGGCCGCCGAGGAGGACGGCCTCGAGGTCGCGACGCCCGGCGACGCCGTGGCGCAGGCCTCCTACGTCTCCGTGCTCGTGCCCGACACCGTCCAGCCGGACGTCTACGAGCAGTCCATCGAGCCGAACTTAGAGAGCGGCGACACGCTGCAGTTCGCCCACGGGCTGAACATCCACTACAACCAGATCCAGCCCCCCGAGGACGTCGACGTGACGATGGTCGCGCCCAAGAGCCCGGGTCACCTCGTCCGCCGCAACTACGAGAACGACGAGGGGACGCCCGGTCTGCTGGCGATCTACCAGGACACGACCGGCGACGCCGAGGAGCGCGCACTGGCGTACGCGAAGGGCATCGGCTGCACCCGCGCCGGCGTCATCGAGACGACGTTCCAGGAGGAGGTCGAATCCGACCTGTTCGGCGAGCAGGCCGTCCTCTGTGGCGGCGTCACCTCGCTGGTCAAGCACGGCTACGAGACGCTGGTCGACGCCGGCTACTCGCCCGAGATCGCCTACTTCGAGTGTCTCAACGAGCTCAAGCTCATCGTCGACCTGATGTACGAGGGCGGGCTCGGCGAGATGTGGGATTCGGTCTCCGACACCGCCGAGTACGGCGGCCTGACCCGCGGCGACGAAATCGTCGACGAGCACGTCCGCGAGAACATGGAACAGGCCCTCGAGGAGGTCCAGAACGGCGAGTTCACCCGCGAGTGGATCCTCGAGAACCAGGCCAAGCGACCGACCTACAGCCAGCTGCGCCAGGCCGAGAAGAACCACGAGATCGAGGACGTCGGCGAGCGGCTCCGCGCGCTGTTCGCGTGGGCCGAGGAGGAAGCCGAGGCGGAAGACGAGGAATCCGTCCAAGTGCAGGCGGACGACTAA
- the ilvN gene encoding acetolactate synthase small subunit, with product MSGDEFERGLEGPAPEERPSPEGRRNKQGIRIDPEVEATHEPRRTVISALVEHEPGVLAEVSGLFSRRQFNIESLTVGPTKDDDWARITVVVEEPDPGIDQIKKQLRKLLPVVSVRELEPDAMQRELALVKVDAHDPAAVSAVADMYDATTVDSSPETATFEITGARQKIEAAIETFSQFGIREISRTGTTALARGTDETAAPAGSSAEASTADEANHTQQQPQTTSDD from the coding sequence ATGAGCGGCGACGAGTTCGAACGCGGACTCGAGGGACCGGCACCCGAGGAACGCCCCTCTCCCGAGGGCCGGCGCAACAAGCAGGGGATCCGCATCGACCCCGAGGTCGAGGCGACCCACGAGCCGCGCCGGACCGTCATCTCGGCGCTGGTCGAACACGAGCCCGGCGTGCTCGCGGAAGTCTCGGGGCTGTTCTCGAGGCGGCAGTTCAACATCGAGAGCCTGACCGTCGGGCCGACAAAGGACGACGACTGGGCCCGTATCACGGTCGTCGTCGAGGAGCCCGACCCCGGAATCGACCAGATCAAAAAGCAGCTCCGGAAGCTGCTGCCGGTCGTCTCCGTCCGGGAACTCGAGCCCGACGCGATGCAGCGGGAACTGGCGCTCGTGAAGGTCGACGCTCACGATCCCGCCGCCGTCAGCGCCGTCGCGGACATGTACGACGCGACGACCGTCGACTCGAGTCCGGAGACGGCGACCTTCGAGATCACGGGCGCGCGACAGAAGATCGAAGCCGCGATCGAGACGTTCAGTCAGTTCGGCATCCGGGAGATTTCCCGGACCGGGACGACGGCGCTCGCCCGCGGCACCGACGAGACGGCCGCACCGGCCGGCTCGAGCGCGGAAGCATCGACCGCCGACGAGGCGAACCACACCCAACAACAACCGCAGACAACTTCCGATGACTGA
- the ilvB gene encoding biosynthetic-type acetolactate synthase large subunit — translation MSERATPVTQADAEEEQADDQITDSAAPDAAKPDPEADSASETTPEPVTNGAEAVVRALENAGVEYAFGVQGGAIMPVYDALYDSEITHITMAHEQGAAHAADAYGIVSGKPGICLATSGPGATNLVTGLADADMDSDPMVALTGQVPTEFVGNDAFQETDTTGVTTPVTKNNAFASDPDRVGTDVSEAFALASEGRPGPTLVDLPKDITKSDTDTEPDAPKTPDTYEVQERADSEIVAAAAERIENAERPVMLLGGGVIKGEASEACREFAIEHEIPVITTMPGLGSFPEDHELSLEMAGMHGTGYANMAITHCDTLIGIGTRFDDRLTGGIETFAPEAEVIHVDIDPAEISKNIYADYPLVGDAETVVEQLAEAVDESPQAKKWRAQCQQWKSEYSMDYETPDDKPVQPQFVVEALDEATSDEAIVTTGVGQHQMWACQYWTFTEPRTWVSSHGLGTMGYGLPAAIGARVAADDDQEVICVDGDGSFLMTLQGLSVAVRENLDITVAVLNNEYIGMVRQWQDAFFDGRHSASDYGWMPEFDKLAEAFGAQGYRIDDYDEVADTIESAIAYDGPSVIDVHIDPQANVYPMVPSGGDNGQFALTEDQL, via the coding sequence ATGAGCGAACGCGCAACACCGGTTACACAAGCCGACGCGGAGGAAGAACAGGCAGACGACCAGATCACGGACAGCGCGGCGCCGGACGCCGCCAAACCGGATCCCGAAGCCGATTCGGCGTCGGAGACGACGCCCGAGCCGGTCACTAACGGCGCCGAGGCCGTCGTCCGTGCGCTCGAGAACGCGGGCGTCGAGTACGCCTTCGGCGTGCAGGGCGGGGCGATCATGCCCGTCTACGACGCCCTCTACGACTCCGAGATCACGCACATCACGATGGCCCACGAGCAGGGCGCGGCCCACGCGGCCGACGCCTACGGCATCGTCTCGGGCAAGCCGGGGATCTGCCTGGCGACCTCGGGCCCGGGCGCGACGAACCTCGTGACGGGCCTGGCGGACGCCGACATGGACTCGGACCCGATGGTCGCGCTGACCGGCCAGGTCCCGACGGAGTTCGTCGGCAACGACGCGTTCCAGGAGACCGACACCACCGGCGTCACGACGCCGGTCACGAAGAACAACGCCTTCGCGTCCGATCCGGACCGCGTCGGCACCGACGTCAGCGAGGCCTTCGCGCTCGCAAGCGAGGGTCGACCGGGGCCGACGCTGGTCGACCTGCCCAAGGACATCACCAAGTCCGACACCGACACCGAGCCCGACGCGCCGAAGACGCCCGACACCTACGAAGTCCAGGAGCGGGCCGACTCGGAAATCGTCGCGGCCGCAGCCGAACGGATCGAGAACGCCGAGCGACCCGTCATGCTGCTGGGCGGCGGCGTCATCAAGGGCGAGGCCAGCGAGGCCTGCCGCGAGTTCGCTATCGAACACGAGATTCCGGTCATCACGACGATGCCCGGCCTCGGTTCGTTCCCCGAGGATCACGAACTGTCCCTCGAGATGGCGGGGATGCACGGGACCGGCTACGCCAACATGGCGATCACGCACTGCGATACGCTGATCGGCATCGGCACCCGGTTCGACGACCGCCTGACCGGCGGCATCGAGACCTTCGCCCCCGAGGCGGAGGTCATCCACGTCGACATCGACCCCGCCGAGATCTCGAAGAACATCTACGCGGACTACCCGCTGGTCGGCGACGCCGAAACCGTCGTCGAGCAACTGGCCGAGGCGGTCGACGAGTCGCCGCAGGCGAAGAAGTGGCGCGCACAGTGCCAGCAGTGGAAGTCCGAGTATTCGATGGACTACGAGACGCCCGACGACAAACCCGTCCAGCCGCAGTTCGTCGTCGAGGCCTTAGACGAGGCCACGAGCGACGAGGCCATCGTGACGACCGGCGTCGGCCAGCACCAGATGTGGGCCTGCCAGTACTGGACGTTCACCGAGCCGCGCACGTGGGTCTCGAGTCACGGCCTCGGGACGATGGGCTACGGCCTGCCCGCAGCCATCGGGGCTCGAGTCGCGGCCGACGACGATCAGGAAGTGATCTGCGTCGACGGCGACGGCTCGTTCCTGATGACGCTGCAGGGCCTGTCGGTCGCGGTCCGCGAGAACTTAGACATCACCGTCGCGGTGCTCAACAACGAGTACATCGGGATGGTCCGCCAGTGGCAGGACGCCTTCTTCGACGGGCGCCACTCCGCGTCGGACTACGGCTGGATGCCCGAGTTCGACAAGCTCGCCGAAGCCTTCGGCGCGCAGGGGTACCGCATCGACGACTACGACGAGGTCGCCGACACCATCGAATCGGCCATCGCGTACGACGGGCCGTCGGTCATCGACGTCCACATCGACCCGCAGGCCAACGTCTACCCGATGGTGCCCAGCGGCGGCGACAACGGCCAGTTCGCACTGACGGAGGACCAGCTATGA